A portion of the Pseudoxanthomonas sp. JBR18 genome contains these proteins:
- the rpsG gene encoding 30S ribosomal protein S7, whose product MSRKGSAPQRTILPDPKHGSQTIARFINMVMLSGKKSVAEKIVYGAMDVIGEKNPNPLELVEKALENISPAVEVKSRRVGGATYQVPVEVRSSRRLALAMRWLIESARKRGENSMPRKLAAELLDASENRGGAVKKREETHRMAEANKAFAHYRW is encoded by the coding sequence GCCCGATCCGAAGCACGGGTCGCAGACCATCGCCCGCTTCATCAACATGGTGATGCTGAGCGGCAAGAAGTCCGTGGCCGAGAAGATCGTCTACGGCGCGATGGACGTCATCGGCGAAAAGAATCCGAACCCGCTGGAGCTGGTCGAGAAGGCCCTGGAGAACATCTCTCCGGCCGTCGAGGTCAAGTCCCGTCGCGTCGGTGGTGCCACCTACCAGGTGCCGGTTGAAGTGCGCTCGTCGCGCCGCCTGGCCCTGGCCATGCGTTGGCTGATCGAGTCCGCCCGCAAGCGTGGCGAGAACTCCATGCCGCGCAAGCTGGCTGCCGAGTTGCTGGATGCCTCCGAGAACCGCGGCGGCGCCGTCAAGAAGCGTGAAGAAACCCATCGTATGGCCGAAGCCAACAAGGCCTTCGCGCACTATCGCTGGTAA
- the fusA gene encoding elongation factor G: protein MARTTPIERYRNFGIMAHIDAGKTTTSERILFYTGVSHKIGEVHDGAATMDWMEQEQERGITITSAATTAFWSGMDKSMPQHRFNIIDTPGHVDFTIEVERSLRVLDGAVFVLCAVGGVQPQSETVWRQANKYRVPRLAFVNKMDRTGANFNKVVDQLKARLGAYAVPMQVPIGAEDGFEGVIDLVKMKAIHWDTASQGTVFEYRDIPADLQAQADEARSFMIEAAAEASEELMDKYLNEGELSEAEVLEGLRQRTLRVEIVPVYCGTAFKNKGVQAMLDGVIQLLPSPVDVPPVQGIDEDEQEASRKSDDKEPFSALAFKIMTDPFVGSLTFFRVYSGVLNSGDQVYNPVKSKKERVGRILQMHSNNREEIKEVRAGDIAAAVGLKDVTTGDTLCAQDHIITLERMVFPEPVISMAVEPKTKSDQEKMGLALGRLAQEDPSFRVRTDEESGQTIIAGMGELHLEILVDRMKREFNVEANVGKPQVAYRETIRKGVKQEGKFVRQSGGRGQYGHIVIEMEPAERGAGFSYESAIVGGVVPKEYVAAAGKGIEEALKNGVLAGFPVVDVAIKAVDGSFHDVDSNEMAFKVAGSMAFKEAFAKASPVLLEPMMKVEIVTPEEYLGDVMGDVSRRRGILQGQDDNPSGKQINAMVPLGEMFGYATTLRSMSQGRATFSMEFDHYAEAPANIADAVTKK, encoded by the coding sequence GTGGCTCGCACCACTCCCATCGAGCGTTACCGCAACTTCGGCATCATGGCCCACATCGACGCGGGCAAGACCACCACGTCGGAGCGCATCCTGTTCTACACCGGCGTCAGCCACAAGATCGGTGAAGTGCACGATGGCGCCGCCACGATGGACTGGATGGAGCAGGAGCAGGAGCGTGGCATCACGATCACCTCCGCTGCGACCACCGCGTTCTGGAGCGGTATGGACAAGTCCATGCCGCAGCACCGGTTCAACATCATCGACACCCCCGGCCACGTCGACTTCACCATCGAAGTCGAGCGTTCGCTGCGCGTGCTCGATGGTGCGGTGTTCGTGCTGTGCGCCGTGGGCGGCGTGCAGCCGCAGTCCGAGACCGTGTGGCGCCAGGCCAACAAGTACCGCGTCCCGCGCCTGGCCTTCGTCAACAAGATGGACCGCACCGGTGCCAACTTCAACAAGGTCGTCGACCAGTTGAAGGCGCGCCTGGGTGCCTATGCCGTCCCGATGCAGGTGCCGATCGGCGCCGAAGATGGCTTCGAGGGCGTCATCGACCTGGTCAAGATGAAGGCGATCCACTGGGATACCGCCTCGCAGGGCACCGTGTTCGAATATCGCGACATCCCGGCCGATCTGCAGGCCCAGGCCGACGAAGCACGCAGCTTCATGATCGAAGCCGCCGCCGAAGCCAGCGAAGAGTTGATGGACAAGTACCTCAATGAGGGCGAGTTGTCCGAGGCCGAGGTGCTGGAAGGTCTGCGCCAGCGCACCCTGCGTGTGGAGATCGTGCCGGTGTACTGCGGCACGGCCTTCAAGAACAAGGGTGTGCAGGCCATGCTCGACGGCGTGATCCAGCTGCTGCCGTCGCCGGTCGACGTGCCGCCGGTGCAGGGCATCGACGAGGACGAGCAGGAAGCAAGCCGCAAGTCCGACGACAAGGAGCCCTTCTCGGCCCTGGCGTTCAAGATCATGACCGACCCGTTCGTGGGCTCGCTGACCTTCTTCCGCGTCTACTCCGGCGTGCTGAACTCCGGTGACCAGGTCTACAACCCGGTCAAGTCCAAGAAGGAGCGCGTGGGCCGCATCCTGCAGATGCACTCCAACAATCGTGAAGAGATCAAGGAAGTGCGCGCGGGCGACATCGCCGCGGCGGTGGGTCTGAAGGACGTCACCACCGGCGACACGCTGTGCGCGCAGGATCACATCATCACCCTGGAGCGCATGGTGTTCCCGGAACCCGTCATTTCGATGGCGGTGGAGCCGAAGACCAAGTCCGACCAGGAGAAGATGGGCCTGGCCCTGGGTCGCCTGGCGCAGGAAGACCCCTCGTTCCGCGTGCGGACCGACGAGGAATCCGGCCAGACCATCATCGCCGGCATGGGTGAGCTGCATCTGGAAATCCTCGTCGACCGCATGAAGCGCGAGTTCAACGTGGAAGCCAACGTGGGCAAGCCGCAGGTGGCCTACCGCGAGACGATCCGCAAGGGCGTCAAGCAGGAAGGCAAGTTTGTGCGTCAGTCCGGTGGTCGCGGCCAGTACGGCCACATCGTCATCGAGATGGAGCCGGCCGAGCGTGGCGCGGGCTTCAGCTACGAGAGCGCGATCGTCGGTGGCGTGGTGCCGAAGGAATACGTCGCCGCGGCGGGCAAGGGCATTGAAGAGGCGCTGAAGAATGGCGTCCTGGCCGGCTTCCCGGTGGTCGACGTGGCCATCAAGGCGGTCGATGGTTCGTTCCATGACGTCGACTCCAACGAAATGGCGTTCAAGGTCGCCGGCTCGATGGCCTTCAAGGAGGCCTTCGCCAAGGCCTCGCCGGTGCTGCTGGAGCCGATGATGAAGGTCGAGATCGTCACCCCCGAGGAGTATCTGGGCGACGTGATGGGCGACGTGAGCCGTCGTCGCGGCATTCTGCAGGGCCAGGACGACAATCCGTCGGGCAAGCAGATCAACGCGATGGTGCCGCTGGGCGAGATGTTCGGCTACGCCACCACGCTGCGTTCGATGTCGCAGGGTCGCGCGACGTTCTCGATGGAGTTCGACCACTACGCCGAAGCGCCGGCCAACATCGCTGACGCGGTCACCAAGAAGTAA